The following are encoded in a window of Providencia rettgeri genomic DNA:
- a CDS encoding TerC family protein gives MFEWILDPNAWMALATLTILEIVLGIDNIIFLSIVVGKLPAHQQNSARRTGLIAAMIMRLALLASIAWLSRLTTPLFSVADHTVSARDIILCAGGIFLIWKASQEIFETIEGEDESDLAQRQVHSFWGAIVQIALLDIIFSLDSVITAVGLSDHLFIMMAAVIIAVLIMMLAAKSIGEFVERYPSIKILALSFLILVGFTLLLESVQVHVAKGYIYFAMFFSMAVQMLNILRSKKWKMKHKTD, from the coding sequence ATGTTTGAGTGGATACTCGACCCCAATGCATGGATGGCACTTGCCACCCTAACTATATTGGAAATTGTTTTAGGCATCGATAATATTATTTTCTTGAGTATCGTTGTGGGTAAACTCCCTGCTCACCAGCAAAATAGCGCCAGACGCACGGGGTTGATTGCGGCGATGATAATGCGCCTCGCCTTATTAGCCTCAATAGCATGGTTATCGCGCCTCACTACGCCACTCTTTAGCGTTGCTGATCATACTGTTTCTGCTCGCGATATTATTTTGTGTGCCGGGGGGATTTTCCTTATATGGAAGGCCAGCCAAGAAATTTTTGAAACCATTGAGGGAGAAGACGAAAGTGACCTTGCACAGCGGCAAGTGCACTCCTTCTGGGGAGCAATTGTGCAAATTGCACTGCTAGATATTATCTTTAGCCTTGACTCAGTTATCACCGCTGTTGGGCTATCCGATCATCTGTTTATTATGATGGCAGCGGTGATCATTGCCGTACTTATCATGATGCTAGCGGCAAAAAGTATTGGGGAATTTGTTGAACGCTATCCATCTATTAAAATTCTTGCGCTCTCTTTTTTAATTCTAGTCGGCTTTACATTGCTACTTGAAAGTGTGCAAGTCCATGTTGCCAAAGGCTATATCTATTTTGCAATGTTTTTTTCCATGGCTGTTCAAATGCTCAATATTCTGCGCAGCAAAAAATGGAAAATGAAGCACAAAACAGATTAA
- the leuO gene encoding transcriptional regulator LeuO — MTDFDTILTGKKESSDIHLRNVDLNLLTVFDVVMQMQNVTKAAQVLGMSQPAVSNAVSRLKSMFNDELFVRYGRGIQPTSRAKQLFGPVRQALQLVHNELPGAGFDPQDSERSFNLSICSPLDIRLAAMIVAKFKMVSPNINLCIHSFLDNNIAHQLKYQEIDFFIGYNQFEKAEYQHQVLFDDELVLVTANNHPRMTNSISENDLMNERHAIVSMDNIGSFSKPYYYNTELSHTIRYQGTDLSSVLNIVAQTDLVAIVPKWLVNHYSGQLKLRILPLPLENRSRPCYLTWHESTARDKGHQWMKSQFNQMIAELLEPAVAA; from the coding sequence ATGACTGATTTTGATACGATTTTAACAGGTAAAAAAGAAAGCAGTGATATTCACCTACGTAATGTTGATTTAAATTTATTAACTGTGTTTGATGTCGTTATGCAGATGCAAAATGTCACAAAAGCGGCTCAAGTTTTAGGTATGTCACAACCTGCTGTAAGTAATGCGGTATCGCGTTTAAAATCAATGTTTAATGATGAATTATTTGTTCGCTATGGCAGGGGGATCCAGCCTACGTCGCGAGCAAAGCAGCTTTTTGGACCTGTAAGGCAAGCACTGCAATTAGTGCATAATGAGTTACCCGGTGCGGGTTTTGATCCGCAAGATAGTGAGCGGTCATTTAATTTATCGATTTGTTCTCCATTAGATATTCGCTTGGCAGCCATGATCGTTGCGAAGTTTAAAATGGTTTCACCTAATATTAATTTATGCATTCATTCATTTTTAGATAATAACATTGCACATCAATTAAAGTATCAAGAAATAGATTTCTTTATCGGATACAACCAATTCGAAAAAGCCGAATATCAACATCAGGTTTTATTTGATGATGAACTTGTATTAGTCACGGCGAATAATCATCCGCGAATGACTAATTCAATTTCAGAAAATGACCTAATGAATGAACGCCACGCTATTGTATCAATGGATAATATTGGTTCATTTAGTAAGCCTTATTATTATAATACTGAATTATCACATACGATTCGCTATCAAGGAACGGATCTGAGTAGTGTACTCAATATTGTTGCACAAACCGATTTAGTGGCTATTGTGCCTAAATGGTTAGTTAATCATTATTCGGGGCAACTGAAATTACGCATATTGCCGTTGCCTTTAGAAAATCGGTCTCGTCCTTGTTACCTAACATGGCATGAATCGACAGCGAGGGATAAAGGACATCAATGGATGAAATCACAATTTAATCAAATGATTGCTGAACTACTGGAGCCTGCTGTCGCGGCTTAA
- the leuB gene encoding 3-isopropylmalate dehydrogenase: MSSYQIAVLPGDGIGPEVMAQAYKVLDAVSKRFAITIHTKEYDVGGAAIDNHGEPLPQATVTGCEEADAVLFGSVGGPKWEHLPPDSQPERGALLPLRKHFKLFSNLRPARLYQALEAFCPLRADIAAQGFDILCVRELTGGIYFGQPKGRKGEGNEEYAFDTEVYHRYEIERIARIAFESARKRSHKVTSIDKANVLQSSVLWREVVNQIAKEYPDVEVNHMYIDNAAMQMIKAPSQFDVVLCSNLFGDIISDECAMITGSMGMLPSASLNADGFGLYEPAGGSAPDIAGKNIANPIAQILSASMLLRFSLNQGDAADAIERAVNKALEDGHRTSDLAGTGKSISTSEMGDIIARYIAEGV, encoded by the coding sequence ATGTCTAGTTATCAAATTGCCGTATTACCGGGAGATGGCATCGGCCCAGAAGTGATGGCGCAAGCTTACAAAGTATTGGATGCTGTGAGCAAACGCTTTGCCATTACAATTCACACCAAAGAATATGATGTCGGCGGTGCGGCCATCGATAATCACGGCGAACCACTGCCGCAAGCAACCGTAACAGGCTGTGAAGAAGCGGATGCCGTGTTGTTCGGATCTGTAGGTGGCCCAAAATGGGAACATTTACCACCTGATAGCCAACCTGAACGCGGCGCATTATTACCATTGCGTAAACATTTTAAATTATTCAGCAACTTGCGCCCTGCTCGCTTATACCAAGCATTAGAGGCATTTTGTCCCTTACGTGCAGATATTGCAGCTCAAGGCTTTGATATTCTGTGTGTTCGTGAATTAACTGGCGGTATTTATTTTGGTCAGCCGAAAGGTCGCAAAGGTGAAGGCAACGAAGAATACGCTTTTGATACCGAAGTGTATCACCGTTATGAAATTGAGCGTATCGCACGTATTGCATTTGAGTCTGCCCGTAAACGTTCACATAAAGTAACCTCAATCGATAAAGCGAACGTGTTACAAAGTTCGGTATTATGGCGTGAAGTGGTGAACCAAATCGCCAAAGAATACCCAGATGTTGAAGTTAATCATATGTATATCGACAACGCAGCCATGCAAATGATTAAAGCTCCCTCTCAGTTTGATGTCGTTTTATGCTCTAACTTATTCGGCGACATTATTTCCGATGAGTGTGCGATGATCACTGGCTCCATGGGGATGTTACCTTCTGCAAGCTTAAATGCGGACGGTTTTGGTTTATACGAACCAGCTGGCGGCTCCGCGCCGGATATCGCAGGTAAAAATATTGCAAATCCAATTGCACAAATTTTATCTGCATCAATGTTATTAAGATTTAGCTTAAACCAAGGCGATGCTGCGGATGCAATTGAGCGCGCGGTAAATAAAGCATTAGAAGATGGCCACAGAACATCCGATTTAGCGGGTACAGGCAAATCAATCAGTACTAGTGAAATGGGCGATATTATCGCTCGCTATATTGCAGAAGGGGTTTAA
- the leuA gene encoding 2-isopropylmalate synthase: protein MSDQVIIFDTTLRDGEQALQASLSVKEKLQIAFALERLGVDIIEAGFPVSSPGDFESVQTIAREIKNSRICALSRCVINDIDVAAESLKVAEAFRLHMVLATSALHVEQKLRKTFDDIVDMAVGSIKHARRFTDDVEFSCEDAGRTDPDNLCRIVEAAINAGATTVNIPDTVGYTTPYQFGGIIKDLFNRVPNIDKAIISVHCHDDLGMSVANSISAVQAGARQVEGTINGLGERAGNTALEEVIMAIKLREQMLNVHTNINHKEIYRTSQLVSQLCNTPIPANKAVVGSNAFCHSSGIHQDGVLKNRETYEIMTPESIGLKAEKLNLTSRSGRAAVKHRMEEMGYQEGKDFKLDELYTAFLNLADKKGQVFDYDLEALAFFTKQQDETDHFVMEYFSTQSGSSIVATATVKMKCGDEVKSEAATGNGPVDAIYQAFSNITNYPMKLVSYQLSAKGHGENALGQVDIVVECHNRKFHGMGLATDIVESSAKAMVHVLNSIWRAEQVEIEKQKINQESQSNTKEAV, encoded by the coding sequence ATGAGCGACCAAGTCATTATCTTCGATACCACATTACGTGATGGCGAGCAGGCATTACAGGCAAGTTTATCCGTCAAAGAAAAATTACAAATCGCCTTTGCTTTAGAACGTTTAGGTGTTGATATTATTGAAGCTGGTTTCCCTGTCTCCTCCCCGGGGGACTTTGAATCAGTGCAAACTATTGCACGTGAAATTAAAAATAGCCGTATTTGTGCGCTGTCTCGTTGCGTGATCAATGATATTGATGTTGCAGCCGAATCATTAAAAGTGGCTGAAGCTTTCCGTTTGCACATGGTGTTAGCGACTTCAGCGCTGCATGTGGAACAAAAATTACGTAAAACATTCGATGATATTGTTGATATGGCGGTCGGCTCTATCAAACATGCACGCCGTTTTACTGATGATGTTGAATTTTCTTGTGAAGATGCTGGACGTACCGATCCAGACAACTTATGTCGCATTGTTGAAGCGGCGATTAATGCAGGTGCAACCACAGTGAATATTCCTGATACCGTTGGTTACACTACTCCATATCAATTCGGTGGGATCATTAAAGACTTATTTAACCGTGTACCTAATATTGATAAAGCGATTATTTCTGTACACTGCCACGATGACTTAGGCATGTCAGTGGCTAATTCCATTAGTGCCGTACAAGCAGGCGCACGCCAAGTGGAAGGAACAATCAACGGATTAGGTGAACGCGCAGGAAATACGGCATTAGAAGAAGTGATCATGGCAATTAAATTGCGCGAGCAAATGTTAAATGTCCATACCAATATAAACCACAAAGAAATTTACCGTACCAGCCAATTAGTAAGCCAATTATGTAATACTCCAATCCCAGCTAATAAAGCCGTGGTGGGTAGCAATGCGTTCTGCCACTCTTCTGGGATCCACCAAGACGGCGTACTGAAAAATCGCGAAACCTACGAAATCATGACCCCTGAGTCAATTGGTTTGAAAGCAGAGAAATTAAATTTAACCTCTCGTTCTGGTCGCGCTGCGGTGAAACACCGTATGGAAGAAATGGGCTACCAAGAAGGTAAAGACTTCAAATTGGACGAATTGTATACCGCATTTTTGAATTTAGCGGATAAAAAAGGCCAAGTATTTGATTATGATTTAGAAGCCTTGGCTTTCTTTACGAAGCAGCAAGATGAAACTGACCATTTTGTGATGGAATATTTTAGTACACAGTCTGGTTCAAGTATTGTGGCAACGGCAACTGTCAAAATGAAATGTGGTGATGAGGTTAAATCTGAAGCCGCAACCGGCAATGGTCCTGTTGATGCCATCTATCAAGCGTTTAGCAATATTACCAACTATCCAATGAAATTAGTTTCTTATCAATTATCTGCAAAAGGCCATGGGGAAAACGCCTTAGGGCAAGTGGATATCGTTGTGGAATGTCATAACCGTAAGTTCCACGGTATGGGCTTAGCAACAGATATCGTAGAGTCCTCTGCAAAAGCTATGGTTCACGTTTTAAATAGCATTTGGCGCGCTGAGCAAGTCGAAATCGAAAAACAAAAAATAAACCAAGAATCACAATCAAACACAAAGGAAGCAGTGTAA
- a CDS encoding alpha/beta fold hydrolase encodes MYNAPLINSRQYFMTLPDGRQLCWFESGPKTGFPVIFCTGAGMSGNLGFGLDLLEKYHIRLIVPERAGLGESTFHAQKSLKSVALDIQALLNNQGITQFSVLGFSQGGVFAMAVAHYCQPVSLSIVSGQDQFEYPATRAKLTADVVNMQEQALNTPENLSDWLQRNVTGEWLLAFILNCSAEIDQKLYNEEHFLDAYTACIGRAFSQGNQGYVQDLLLSLQNWEFAPEDISCPTSLWYGQLDMSTVHSPDFGDILAKRFFNCRHHLSPQEGGSILWTQADAILADLQHHAE; translated from the coding sequence ATGTACAATGCACCGTTGATTAACTCACGCCAATATTTCATGACGCTGCCCGATGGTCGTCAACTTTGCTGGTTTGAATCAGGGCCAAAAACAGGCTTTCCTGTTATTTTCTGTACTGGTGCAGGGATGAGTGGCAACCTCGGTTTTGGATTAGATTTACTAGAAAAATATCATATCCGCTTGATTGTACCTGAACGAGCAGGGCTAGGTGAGTCAACTTTTCACGCCCAAAAGTCATTAAAAAGTGTTGCACTAGATATTCAAGCTCTACTCAATAATCAAGGTATTACACAATTTTCTGTGTTGGGCTTTTCCCAAGGTGGTGTTTTTGCGATGGCCGTCGCCCACTATTGCCAGCCTGTTTCACTGTCGATTGTTTCTGGACAAGATCAATTCGAATACCCCGCCACACGCGCCAAACTAACGGCTGATGTAGTGAATATGCAGGAACAAGCGTTGAACACACCTGAAAATTTATCCGACTGGTTACAAAGAAATGTTACGGGTGAATGGTTACTGGCGTTTATCCTCAATTGCAGTGCAGAAATAGACCAGAAACTGTACAACGAGGAGCACTTTTTAGATGCCTATACAGCATGTATAGGCCGTGCATTTTCCCAAGGTAATCAAGGGTATGTGCAGGATTTATTACTTTCTTTGCAAAACTGGGAATTCGCCCCTGAAGATATCTCTTGCCCAACATCATTATGGTACGGTCAATTAGATATGAGCACCGTGCACTCCCCTGACTTTGGTGATATTTTGGCTAAACGCTTTTTCAATTGCCGCCATCATTTATCCCCCCAAGAAGGAGGGTCTATACTTTGGACACAAGCAGACGCCATTTTAGCTGACTTACAGCATCATGCAGAATAA
- the sgrR gene encoding HTH-type transcriptional regulator SgrR — MSNTRLQTQFVRLWQHFQGQDSETTLQDIADTLFCSRRHVRTLLNNMQSHGWLSWQAESGRGKRSMLVFHVNGLELQQAQAEQLLKEESIEKLVALVGDKETIRQMVLSELERSYRQGKNLLRIIYYRDFPNLLPGAPMRRSEIHLMSQIFNGLTHINEEKGEVEDGLAHHWQAINDTHWRFYLRPAIYFHHGREMLADDIIYSLLRLQQCWPLFSHIQSVSSPQPYVIDIQLSQPDKQFPWLLGSHHAAILPKEWESIENFSRCPIGTGPYQVDKNLPQKLTITAFDRYFGYRALLDEVTIWVVPELSEQMVCTTLKMDGDKHHNDSLESRMEEGCYFLLMDQRSELSQREDVRKWLCSFLTPVNLLAHCEPFYQRHWAPAYGLLLHWHHSKMLTLFPKPEDLTELTVTFYHNHHEFYAISQIMKRVLHQQGVELKINIIDYDDWYNGDAHSDIWLATANFFKPLEFSIFATLYEMPLLRQCLGDNLNSQLNQWRANTFDVEAWCESLIDSQIFHPVFHHWLELQGQRTMRGVRMNTFGWFDFKSAWFKPAEDNLPNY; from the coding sequence ATGTCCAATACACGCTTACAAACACAGTTCGTTCGCCTCTGGCAACATTTCCAAGGGCAAGACAGTGAAACCACCTTGCAAGATATTGCTGATACTTTGTTCTGCTCCCGCCGACATGTACGGACGTTATTAAATAATATGCAAAGCCATGGTTGGCTAAGTTGGCAGGCTGAGTCAGGTCGTGGCAAGCGTTCAATGCTTGTTTTCCACGTAAATGGTTTAGAACTCCAACAGGCCCAAGCAGAACAACTACTCAAAGAAGAAAGTATTGAAAAATTAGTGGCCTTAGTGGGTGACAAAGAAACCATTCGACAAATGGTGCTTTCGGAATTAGAACGCAGTTATCGGCAAGGAAAAAACCTATTACGTATTATCTACTACCGTGATTTTCCTAATTTATTGCCCGGAGCGCCTATGCGCCGTTCTGAAATTCATTTAATGAGTCAAATTTTTAATGGCTTAACTCATATAAATGAGGAAAAAGGGGAAGTAGAAGATGGACTCGCTCACCATTGGCAGGCCATCAATGATACCCATTGGCGTTTCTATTTACGCCCTGCGATTTATTTCCACCACGGTCGGGAAATGCTTGCAGACGACATTATTTATTCACTATTACGTTTACAACAGTGCTGGCCATTATTTTCCCATATTCAATCCGTTAGCTCTCCTCAACCCTATGTGATTGATATTCAATTAAGTCAACCTGATAAACAGTTTCCTTGGCTGTTAGGTAGCCACCATGCAGCTATTTTGCCTAAAGAGTGGGAAAGTATAGAAAACTTTAGCCGCTGCCCTATCGGTACAGGACCTTACCAAGTTGATAAAAACCTGCCACAAAAGCTAACCATTACAGCTTTTGACCGCTATTTTGGCTATCGCGCCCTATTAGATGAAGTCACTATTTGGGTAGTGCCAGAGCTTTCGGAACAAATGGTCTGCACAACGTTAAAAATGGATGGCGATAAACACCATAATGATTCATTAGAAAGCCGCATGGAAGAAGGCTGCTATTTTTTACTAATGGATCAACGCTCCGAGCTATCACAGCGAGAAGATGTGCGCAAATGGCTATGCAGCTTTCTCACCCCCGTCAATTTGTTGGCGCATTGTGAACCTTTTTACCAACGCCACTGGGCTCCTGCTTATGGGTTATTGTTGCACTGGCACCACAGTAAGATGCTAACCTTATTTCCAAAACCAGAAGATCTTACCGAACTCACCGTCACTTTTTACCATAACCACCATGAGTTCTATGCGATCAGCCAAATTATGAAACGCGTTTTGCATCAACAAGGTGTAGAACTAAAAATCAATATTATTGATTATGATGACTGGTATAATGGTGACGCACACAGCGATATTTGGCTAGCCACCGCCAATTTTTTTAAGCCTCTCGAATTTTCGATTTTTGCCACCTTGTATGAAATGCCACTGTTACGCCAATGTCTTGGTGATAACCTTAATAGCCAACTGAACCAATGGCGAGCGAATACCTTCGATGTAGAAGCGTGGTGTGAAAGCTTAATTGACTCACAGATCTTCCACCCTGTGTTTCATCACTGGTTAGAGCTGCAAGGGCAGCGTACGATGCGTGGTGTACGTATGAACACCTTCGGTTGGTTTGATTTTAAATCTGCATGGTTCAAACCCGCTGAGGATAACCTACCTAATTATTGA
- a CDS encoding helix-hairpin-helix domain-containing protein, whose amino-acid sequence MAFSESEKQVLLAVKGVGPQVISRLEQMGFSSLAELSEASYSEILISGAALTGSRCWKHSPQAKNAVEGAILAAKQALSSGH is encoded by the coding sequence ATGGCATTTTCTGAGTCAGAAAAACAGGTTTTATTAGCGGTTAAAGGGGTAGGCCCGCAGGTGATCAGCCGTTTGGAGCAAATGGGCTTTTCATCTTTGGCCGAGCTTAGTGAGGCCTCTTATAGTGAAATTTTGATTTCGGGAGCTGCGCTAACAGGATCACGTTGCTGGAAACATAGTCCCCAAGCGAAAAACGCTGTTGAGGGGGCGATCTTAGCTGCAAAACAAGCCCTAAGCTCAGGTCATTAA
- a CDS encoding acetoin reductase produces the protein MALNNKVILVTGAAQGIGRGIALRLAKEGADIALVDLKKDKLQDVAKEIEALGRKVTTFAADISQRDQVFAAVAHAEAELGGFDVMINNAGIAQVKPIADVRQEDMDLIFKINVDGTMWGIQAASEKFQERKQKGKIINASSIAGHDGFAMLGVYSATKFAVRALTQAAAKEYASSGITVNAYCPGIVGTDMWVEIDERFSEITGAPKGETYKKYVEGIALGRAQTPDDVAGLVAFLASDDSDYITGQSILTDGGIVYR, from the coding sequence ATGGCTTTAAATAACAAAGTTATTTTAGTGACCGGTGCGGCACAAGGAATTGGTCGTGGTATTGCACTGCGTTTAGCAAAAGAAGGTGCGGATATTGCACTGGTGGATTTGAAAAAAGATAAGTTGCAAGATGTTGCAAAAGAAATTGAAGCACTTGGTCGTAAAGTCACGACATTTGCTGCAGATATTAGTCAGCGTGACCAAGTGTTTGCAGCAGTTGCTCATGCGGAAGCAGAGCTTGGTGGTTTTGATGTGATGATCAATAACGCAGGGATTGCACAAGTTAAGCCAATCGCCGACGTTCGCCAAGAAGATATGGATTTAATCTTCAAAATCAATGTGGATGGCACTATGTGGGGCATTCAAGCCGCCAGTGAAAAATTCCAAGAGCGTAAGCAAAAAGGGAAAATCATTAATGCCTCATCCATTGCTGGTCATGACGGTTTCGCTATGTTAGGTGTGTACTCTGCAACCAAATTTGCGGTACGTGCTTTAACACAAGCTGCCGCGAAAGAGTATGCAAGTTCGGGTATTACTGTAAATGCATATTGCCCAGGTATTGTTGGAACAGATATGTGGGTAGAGATTGATGAGCGTTTCTCTGAAATTACGGGTGCGCCAAAAGGTGAGACCTACAAAAAATACGTTGAAGGCATTGCGTTAGGTCGTGCTCAAACGCCTGATGATGTTGCTGGTTTAGTGGCGTTCTTAGCAAGCGATGACTCAGATTATATTACAGGTCAATCTATCCTAACGGATGGTGGAATTGTCTACCGTTAA
- the mutH gene encoding DNA mismatch repair endonuclease MutH: MPFTPPLPPDNEATLMSRAQALAGYTLGELAHLADIPIPPDLKRDKGWVGMLLEYYLGASAGSKAEQDFAHIGIELKTIPIDRHGVPLETTFVSVAPLTGNSGLTWENSHVRRKLSRILWFPIEGERQIPLAERRVANPLIWSPSPLEEQLLKQDWEELMDLIVLGKVETITARHGQVLQIRPKAANNKALTEAIGEFGQPIMTLPRGFYLKKDFTAPLLARHFNLA; the protein is encoded by the coding sequence ATGCCATTTACACCACCACTACCGCCAGATAACGAAGCCACCTTAATGAGTCGAGCTCAAGCGCTTGCCGGCTATACTTTAGGTGAGCTCGCCCACCTCGCAGATATCCCCATTCCCCCTGATCTGAAACGGGATAAAGGTTGGGTAGGCATGTTACTTGAGTATTATTTAGGCGCTAGTGCAGGCAGTAAAGCAGAGCAAGATTTTGCACATATTGGCATTGAACTTAAAACCATCCCTATCGATCGCCATGGTGTTCCACTCGAAACCACCTTTGTCTCTGTTGCGCCCCTGACAGGAAATAGCGGCTTAACTTGGGAAAATAGCCATGTTCGCCGTAAACTATCACGCATTTTATGGTTTCCTATCGAGGGGGAACGCCAAATTCCCCTAGCCGAACGGCGAGTAGCGAATCCTCTCATTTGGAGCCCATCCCCCCTTGAGGAACAATTATTAAAACAAGATTGGGAAGAGTTAATGGATTTGATTGTATTGGGGAAGGTCGAAACAATTACAGCACGCCATGGGCAAGTCCTACAAATTCGCCCAAAAGCGGCCAATAATAAAGCACTAACTGAAGCGATTGGCGAATTTGGCCAACCCATTATGACGTTGCCTCGTGGCTTTTACCTTAAAAAAGACTTTACTGCCCCGCTGTTAGCTCGGCACTTTAACCTCGCTTAA
- the leuC gene encoding 3-isopropylmalate dehydratase large subunit, translating to MGKTLYQKLYDAHVVREVENEIPLIYIDRHLVHEVTSPQAFDGLRTKKRPLHQPSKTFATMDHNVSTQTKDINACGDMARIQMQELMKNCKEFGVTLYDLNHPYQGIVHVMGPEQGITLPGMTIVCGDSHTATHGAFGALAFGIGTSEVEHVMATQTLKQARAKTMKIEVVGKAPAGITAKDIVLAIIGTTGSAGGTGYIVEFCGEAIENLSMEGRMTVCNMAIELGAKAGIIAPDDTTFNYMKGRQFAPKGQLWDEAVAYWKTLKTDDDAKFDKVVTIQASSIAPQVTWGTNPGQVIAINQPIPAPESFADPVERASAEKALAYMGLKSGIKLSDVKIDKVFIGSCTNSRIEDLRAAAAIAKGKKVADGVQAIVVPGSGPVKAQAEQEGLDKIFIDAGFEWRLPGCSMCLAMNNDRLNPGERCASTSNRNFEGRQGRAGRTHLVSPAMAAAAAINGHFADVRDIQI from the coding sequence ATGGGCAAGACTTTATATCAAAAATTATATGATGCTCACGTAGTGCGTGAAGTGGAAAACGAAATCCCTTTGATTTATATCGACCGCCATTTAGTGCATGAAGTCACTTCTCCACAAGCGTTTGATGGGTTAAGAACCAAAAAACGCCCATTGCATCAGCCAAGCAAAACATTTGCCACCATGGATCATAACGTATCCACACAAACTAAAGACATCAATGCCTGCGGCGATATGGCCCGTATTCAAATGCAAGAGTTAATGAAAAACTGCAAAGAGTTTGGTGTCACTCTGTATGATTTGAATCACCCATACCAAGGCATTGTCCACGTGATGGGGCCAGAGCAAGGGATTACTTTACCCGGTATGACCATTGTGTGTGGGGACTCACATACCGCAACCCATGGTGCTTTCGGTGCATTAGCGTTTGGTATTGGTACATCAGAGGTTGAGCATGTTATGGCAACCCAAACGTTAAAACAAGCTCGTGCAAAAACCATGAAAATTGAAGTGGTCGGTAAAGCCCCTGCCGGTATTACTGCAAAAGATATCGTTCTGGCGATCATTGGCACCACAGGCAGCGCGGGGGGAACAGGTTATATTGTGGAATTCTGTGGTGAAGCTATTGAAAACCTGAGCATGGAAGGGCGCATGACAGTCTGTAATATGGCTATCGAATTGGGCGCGAAAGCGGGGATTATCGCACCCGATGACACCACATTTAATTACATGAAAGGTCGCCAATTTGCACCAAAAGGTCAGTTGTGGGATGAGGCGGTTGCGTATTGGAAAACATTGAAAACGGATGATGATGCTAAGTTTGATAAAGTTGTAACTATTCAAGCCAGTAGCATTGCGCCACAAGTCACTTGGGGAACCAACCCAGGACAAGTCATTGCGATTAATCAGCCAATCCCTGCCCCCGAATCTTTTGCGGACCCTGTTGAACGCGCATCCGCTGAAAAAGCTTTAGCCTATATGGGGTTAAAATCTGGCATTAAATTATCTGATGTCAAAATTGATAAAGTATTTATCGGTTCATGCACTAACTCACGCATTGAAGATTTACGTGCCGCAGCGGCAATTGCTAAAGGCAAAAAAGTGGCTGATGGTGTACAAGCTATTGTCGTTCCGGGATCTGGTCCAGTAAAAGCCCAAGCCGAGCAAGAAGGTTTAGATAAAATCTTTATTGATGCCGGTTTTGAATGGCGTTTACCCGGCTGCTCCATGTGTTTAGCCATGAATAACGACCGTTTAAACCCAGGTGAGCGCTGCGCATCCACCAGTAATCGTAATTTTGAAGGACGCCAAGGCCGTGCGGGTCGCACCCATTTGGTCAGCCCAGCAATGGCCGCTGCGGCAGCGATTAATGGTCATTTTGCTGATGTTCGCGATATTCAGATTTAA
- the leuD gene encoding 3-isopropylmalate dehydratase small subunit → MEKLITHVGIVAPLDAANVDTDAIIPKQFLQKVTRTGFGQHLFNDWRFLDENGQQPNPDFVLNKPVFKGASILLARENFGCGSSREHAPWALTDFGIRVVIAPSFADIFYGNSFNNQLLPIKLSEQEVDEMFNYVNSHEGCQFTVDLETQTVTAGDKTYHFDIDSFRRHCMMNGLDSIGLTLQHVDQIRDYESKIPAFMN, encoded by the coding sequence ATGGAAAAATTGATTACCCATGTGGGCATTGTTGCTCCTTTAGACGCCGCGAATGTGGATACAGACGCGATTATTCCCAAGCAATTTTTACAGAAGGTAACGCGCACAGGTTTTGGGCAACATTTATTCAATGACTGGCGTTTTTTAGATGAAAATGGTCAGCAACCTAACCCTGATTTCGTGCTGAACAAGCCTGTTTTCAAAGGGGCGAGTATTTTATTAGCTCGTGAAAACTTTGGTTGCGGTTCGTCTCGAGAACACGCACCATGGGCCTTGACGGACTTTGGTATTCGGGTGGTTATCGCTCCAAGTTTCGCTGATATTTTTTATGGTAACTCGTTTAATAACCAATTGTTGCCAATCAAATTAAGCGAACAAGAAGTGGATGAGATGTTTAACTATGTTAACAGCCATGAAGGTTGCCAGTTTACTGTTGATTTAGAAACCCAAACAGTCACAGCGGGTGATAAAACCTATCATTTTGATATTGATAGTTTCCGTCGCCACTGCATGATGAATGGATTAGACAGTATTGGTCTGACATTGCAACATGTTGACCAAATCAGGGATTATGAAAGCAAGATCCCTGCTTTTATGAACTAA